A window of Hyperolius riggenbachi isolate aHypRig1 chromosome 1, aHypRig1.pri, whole genome shotgun sequence contains these coding sequences:
- the SGCB gene encoding beta-sarcoglycan isoform X1 has translation MAAAEQVWEELPACCSSNGPVKKSMREKAVERRNVNKEHNSNFKAGYVPIDEDRLHKTGLRGRKGNLAICVIVLLFILAVINLIITLVIWVVIRIGPSGCESMEFHNNGLLRFKQVSDMGVIHPLYKSTVGGRRNEDLVITGNNQPVILQQGSTVLSVGKEKTSITSDVGMEFVDPRTQNTLFSTDYEKHEFHLPKGVKTLNVQKASTERITSSASSDLRINVDGHITVRGNEGVFIMGKTIDFRTGGNIVLKAENSIVLNGSVTVTPSRLFSGTGDVLYDDGTERYKLCMCADGTLFRVLVESRSMGCLTSVNPCGSI, from the exons ATGGCGGCAGCCGAGCAGGTCTGGGAAGAGttgcctgcatgctgt AGCTCTAATGGTCCGGTGAAGAAGTCCATGCGAGAGAAAGCCGTGGAGCGCAGAAATGTGAATAAGGAGCACAACAGTAACTTCAAAGCAGGCTACGTTCCCATTGATGAGGATCGCTTGCACAAAACTGGCCTGAGAGGCAGGAAAGGCAACTTAGCCATCTGTGTGATTGTCCTCTTGTTTATCTTGGCTGTCATCAATTTGATT ATCACATTGGTTATATGGGTTGTAATTCGCATTGGTCCGAGTGGCTGTGAGAGCATGGAATTTCATAACAACGGTTTGCTCCGGTTCAAACAAGTATCGGACATGGGAGTCATACATCCTCTGTACAAGAGTACGGTGGGAGGACGGCGGAATGAAGACCTTGTGATCACTGGAAATAATCAACCT GTGATTCTTCAGCAAGGTTCAACAGTACTCAGTGTGGGCAAGGAGAAGACTTCCATTACGAGTGACGTGGGCATGGAATTTGTAGATCCACGTACCCAGAACACCCTGTTCAGCACAGATTATGAGAAACATGAATTCCATTTACCCAAAGGAGTGAAAACTTTGAATGTTCAGAAAGCATCTACAGAAAGG ATTACTAGCAGTGCAAGCAGTGATCTTAGAATCAATGTTGATGGGCATATCACTGTGCGTGGGAATGAAGGTGTTTTCATTATGGGAAAGACCATCGATTTCCGCACAGGGGGAAATATTGTGCTAAAAGCT GAGAACAGCATTGTTCTAAATGGCAGTGTGACGGTTACCCCCTCTCGGCTGTTCAGCGGTACTGGAGACGTGCTGTACGATGACGGGACAGAGCGCTACAAGCTGTGCATGTGTGCAGATGGGACTCTATTCCGAGTGCTAGTGGAGAGCCGCAGTATGGGATGCCTGACTTCTGTAAACCCTTGTGGATCCATATAG
- the SGCB gene encoding beta-sarcoglycan isoform X2, with protein sequence MAAAEQSSNGPVKKSMREKAVERRNVNKEHNSNFKAGYVPIDEDRLHKTGLRGRKGNLAICVIVLLFILAVINLIITLVIWVVIRIGPSGCESMEFHNNGLLRFKQVSDMGVIHPLYKSTVGGRRNEDLVITGNNQPVILQQGSTVLSVGKEKTSITSDVGMEFVDPRTQNTLFSTDYEKHEFHLPKGVKTLNVQKASTERITSSASSDLRINVDGHITVRGNEGVFIMGKTIDFRTGGNIVLKAENSIVLNGSVTVTPSRLFSGTGDVLYDDGTERYKLCMCADGTLFRVLVESRSMGCLTSVNPCGSI encoded by the exons ATGGCGGCAGCCGAGCAG AGCTCTAATGGTCCGGTGAAGAAGTCCATGCGAGAGAAAGCCGTGGAGCGCAGAAATGTGAATAAGGAGCACAACAGTAACTTCAAAGCAGGCTACGTTCCCATTGATGAGGATCGCTTGCACAAAACTGGCCTGAGAGGCAGGAAAGGCAACTTAGCCATCTGTGTGATTGTCCTCTTGTTTATCTTGGCTGTCATCAATTTGATT ATCACATTGGTTATATGGGTTGTAATTCGCATTGGTCCGAGTGGCTGTGAGAGCATGGAATTTCATAACAACGGTTTGCTCCGGTTCAAACAAGTATCGGACATGGGAGTCATACATCCTCTGTACAAGAGTACGGTGGGAGGACGGCGGAATGAAGACCTTGTGATCACTGGAAATAATCAACCT GTGATTCTTCAGCAAGGTTCAACAGTACTCAGTGTGGGCAAGGAGAAGACTTCCATTACGAGTGACGTGGGCATGGAATTTGTAGATCCACGTACCCAGAACACCCTGTTCAGCACAGATTATGAGAAACATGAATTCCATTTACCCAAAGGAGTGAAAACTTTGAATGTTCAGAAAGCATCTACAGAAAGG ATTACTAGCAGTGCAAGCAGTGATCTTAGAATCAATGTTGATGGGCATATCACTGTGCGTGGGAATGAAGGTGTTTTCATTATGGGAAAGACCATCGATTTCCGCACAGGGGGAAATATTGTGCTAAAAGCT GAGAACAGCATTGTTCTAAATGGCAGTGTGACGGTTACCCCCTCTCGGCTGTTCAGCGGTACTGGAGACGTGCTGTACGATGACGGGACAGAGCGCTACAAGCTGTGCATGTGTGCAGATGGGACTCTATTCCGAGTGCTAGTGGAGAGCCGCAGTATGGGATGCCTGACTTCTGTAAACCCTTGTGGATCCATATAG
- the SGCB gene encoding beta-sarcoglycan isoform X3, whose amino-acid sequence MAAAEQVWEELPACCSSNGPVKKSMREKAVERRNVNKEHNSNFKAGYVPIDEDRLHKTGLRGRKGNLAICVIVLLFILAVINLIVILQQGSTVLSVGKEKTSITSDVGMEFVDPRTQNTLFSTDYEKHEFHLPKGVKTLNVQKASTERITSSASSDLRINVDGHITVRGNEGVFIMGKTIDFRTGGNIVLKAENSIVLNGSVTVTPSRLFSGTGDVLYDDGTERYKLCMCADGTLFRVLVESRSMGCLTSVNPCGSI is encoded by the exons ATGGCGGCAGCCGAGCAGGTCTGGGAAGAGttgcctgcatgctgt AGCTCTAATGGTCCGGTGAAGAAGTCCATGCGAGAGAAAGCCGTGGAGCGCAGAAATGTGAATAAGGAGCACAACAGTAACTTCAAAGCAGGCTACGTTCCCATTGATGAGGATCGCTTGCACAAAACTGGCCTGAGAGGCAGGAAAGGCAACTTAGCCATCTGTGTGATTGTCCTCTTGTTTATCTTGGCTGTCATCAATTTGATT GTGATTCTTCAGCAAGGTTCAACAGTACTCAGTGTGGGCAAGGAGAAGACTTCCATTACGAGTGACGTGGGCATGGAATTTGTAGATCCACGTACCCAGAACACCCTGTTCAGCACAGATTATGAGAAACATGAATTCCATTTACCCAAAGGAGTGAAAACTTTGAATGTTCAGAAAGCATCTACAGAAAGG ATTACTAGCAGTGCAAGCAGTGATCTTAGAATCAATGTTGATGGGCATATCACTGTGCGTGGGAATGAAGGTGTTTTCATTATGGGAAAGACCATCGATTTCCGCACAGGGGGAAATATTGTGCTAAAAGCT GAGAACAGCATTGTTCTAAATGGCAGTGTGACGGTTACCCCCTCTCGGCTGTTCAGCGGTACTGGAGACGTGCTGTACGATGACGGGACAGAGCGCTACAAGCTGTGCATGTGTGCAGATGGGACTCTATTCCGAGTGCTAGTGGAGAGCCGCAGTATGGGATGCCTGACTTCTGTAAACCCTTGTGGATCCATATAG